Genomic segment of Nostoc sp. TCL240-02:
AGTTAGTACATAATCTGAAACAATAACAGTAAAAGCAAAGAGGGGATTACGTTGAGTCACAATCCAGATGCCATAGCCCCCCACGGTGGACAGTTGGTTAACCGTATCGCCACACCAGAACAAAGAGCAGAGTTTCTCTCAAAAGCTGACTTTTTGCCGCGAGTGCAACTTGACGATCGCGCTGTTTCGGATGTAGAAATGATTGCGATCGGTGCTTTTAGTCCACTCACGGGTTTTATGAACCACGAAGACTACGATCGCACTGTTACAGAAATGCGACTAGCTAATGGTCTTGTGTGGTCAATCCCGATTACATTATCGGTCACTGAAGAAGTCGCTTACCCCTTGCAAGAAGGTGGCTTAATTCGTCTGGATAATTCCAGAGGCGAATTTATTGCAGTTTTGCAACTCACGCAAAAATATAACTACGACAAAACCCGCGAAGCTATTAATGTCTACCGCACTGATGATGTTAAACATCCAGGCGTACAAGTACTCTATAACCAAGGTACTGTACATCTGGCGGGTGATATTTGGCTGTTGCAGCGCGAACCTCATCCCCAATTTCCCACTTACCAAATTGATCCAGCTGCCTCACGGCAACTATTTAAAGACAAGGGTTGGAAAACCATTGTTGGTTTCCAAACTCGCAATCCCATTCACCGCGCCCATGAATATATTCAAAAGTGCGCTTTAGAAACAGTTGATGGTCTATTTTTGCACCCATTAGTTGGGGCGACAAAAGAAGATGATATCGCCGCTGATGTGCGGATGCGGTGCTATGAAATTTTGCTGGAACATTACTACCCCTTAGACCGGGTAACTTTGGCAATTAATCCAGCCGCAATGCGCTATGCTGGGCCTCGTGAGGCCATATTCCATGCTTTAGTCCGCAAAAACTATGGCTGTACTCACTTTATCGTCGGACGCGATCATGCTGGCGTTGGTGACTATTACGGTACTTACGATGCCCAGTATATCTTTGATGAATTTGCCCCAGGTGAATTGGGCATTGTGCCGATGAAATTTGAACACGCTTTCTACTGCACGCGTACTAAGCAAATGGCAACATCTAAAACCAGTCCCAGCAGACCAGAAGAACGCATTCACCTATCGGGGACAAAAGTCCGAGAAATGCTGCGGCGTGGTGAATTACCTCCACCAGAATTTTCTCGTCCAGAGGTAGCAGCAGAGTTGGCACGGGCAATGCGAATAGAAGTACCTGTTTAGAGAATTGGGAATTGGGAATTAGTTTTTTACTCACACTCCTAACTCCT
This window contains:
- the sat gene encoding sulfate adenylyltransferase gives rise to the protein MSHNPDAIAPHGGQLVNRIATPEQRAEFLSKADFLPRVQLDDRAVSDVEMIAIGAFSPLTGFMNHEDYDRTVTEMRLANGLVWSIPITLSVTEEVAYPLQEGGLIRLDNSRGEFIAVLQLTQKYNYDKTREAINVYRTDDVKHPGVQVLYNQGTVHLAGDIWLLQREPHPQFPTYQIDPAASRQLFKDKGWKTIVGFQTRNPIHRAHEYIQKCALETVDGLFLHPLVGATKEDDIAADVRMRCYEILLEHYYPLDRVTLAINPAAMRYAGPREAIFHALVRKNYGCTHFIVGRDHAGVGDYYGTYDAQYIFDEFAPGELGIVPMKFEHAFYCTRTKQMATSKTSPSRPEERIHLSGTKVREMLRRGELPPPEFSRPEVAAELARAMRIEVPV